A section of the Oryza sativa Japonica Group chromosome 1, ASM3414082v1 genome encodes:
- the LOC4324351 gene encoding cysteine proteinase inhibitor 4 precursor, with amino-acid sequence MAARCPVGVASVLLLIVLVTVASAASGARSGGGGGGGIRELRGGGAGRRVGGRTEVRDVEGDREVQELGRFSVEEHNRRRRSRDCGDVRLEFGRVVAAQRQVVSGLKYYLRVAAAEEGAAGQNGGEPRVFDAVVVVKPWLESRTLLTFAPAADSPNES; translated from the coding sequence ATGGCGGCTCGTTGTCCGGTCGGTGTGGCCTCTGTGCTGCTGCTGATCGTCTTGGTCACGGTGGCGTCCGCGGCGTCTGGCGcgcgatccggcggcggcggcggcgggggcataCGGGAGttgcggggcggcggcgcggggaggagggTGGGGGGAAGGACGGAGGTGAGGGACGTGGAGGGGGACAGGGAGGTGCAGGAGCTGGGGCGCTTCTCCGTCGAGGAGCACAaccgccggcgccgcagccGGGACTGCGGCGACGTCCGGCTGGAGTTCGGCAGGGTGGTCGCCGCGCAGCGCCAGGTGGTGTCCGGGCTCAAGTACTacctccgcgtcgccgccgccgaggagggcgCCGCGGGTCAGAACGGCGGCGAGCCCCGCGTGTTCGACGCCGTCGTGGTGGTCAAGCCCTGGCTCGAGTCGCGCACGCTGCTCACGTTCGCCCCGGCCGCGGACTCGCCGAACGAGTCGTAG
- the LOC9266701 gene encoding cysteine proteinase inhibitor 5 precursor, which yields MASKLYYAVAPLVLVLLLLAPLSSARLAAAAAADDDGQWPAGGGRGRKVGGRTDVEDVEGNREVQELGLFCVVEHNRRGGSATRGRGLVFSRVVAAQTQVVSGIKYYLRIAAQEADDELVFDAVVVVKAWVPSREMVSFVPAAELPGY from the coding sequence ATGGCCTCCAAGCTGTATTACGCCGTCGCCCCGCTCGTGCTGgtgcttctcctcctcgcgccgctctcgtccgcgcgcctcgccgccgccgccgccgccgacgacgacgggcagtggccggcgggcggcggccgcgggaggAAGGTCGGCGGGAGGACGGACgtggaggacgtggaggggAACAGGGAGGTGCAGGAGCTCGGGCTCTTCTGCGTCGTGGAACACAACCGGCGAGGGGGGTCGGCCACCCGCGGCCGCGGGCTGGTCTTCTCCAGGGTCGTGGCGGCGCAGACGCAGGTGGTCTCCGGGATCAAGTACTACCTCCGCATCGCTGCCCAggaggccgacgacgagctggtgttcgacgccgtcgtcgtcgtcaaggCCTGGGTGCCGTCCCGCGAGATGGTCTCCTtcgtgccggcggcggagctgcCAGGATACTGA
- the LOC107277461 gene encoding probable UDP-N-acetylglucosamine--peptide N-acetylglucosaminyltransferase SEC, whose translation MLSVRCGGGGGGAAAVEEHGAVRHHRPLTPRQQQQLRTVVESLRLDPLEVDEGARLEIARQSYRAGDYKAALEHCNAVYRANPRLLENLLLLGAVYYQLREFDMCIAKNEEAVAIQPNCPECFNSIANAWREKGDVDNAIQFYVHAVQLRPTFADAWTNLANAYTRKGNLSQAAECCHQALALNPHLADAYCNLGDVLKAQGLYREAYSHYLDALNIKPTFANAWNNIAGLLMQWGDFNKAALYYKEAIKCNPAFYDAHLNLGNLYKVTGMRQDAIVCFQNAARAKPENAVAYGNLGNAYHEQGQLDLAILSYRQAIHCNSSYVEAYNNLGNALKDAGRNEEAISCYQTCLALQPSHPQALTNLGNVYMERNMMDIAASLYMATLTVTTGLSAPYNNLAMIYKQQGNCNHAITCFNEVLRIDPMAADCLVNRGNTFKEAGRITEAIQDYFHAVTIRPTMAEAHANLAAAYKDTGLLEASIISYKQALQLRQDFPEATCNLLHTLQCVCDWDDRAEKFVEVEGIIRQQIKMSSLPSVQPFHAIAYPIDSTLALEISRTYAAHYSLVASRFGLPTFTHSYPVPISNDGRTSRLRIGYVSSDFGNHPLSHLMGSIFGMHNQDTIEVFCYALSQDDGTEWRQRIRSEAEHFIDVSSMSSDMIAKVINEDKIQILINLNGYTKGARNEIFALQPAPIQVSYMGFPGTTGADYIDYLVTDEFVSPLKFSHIYSEKLVHLPHCYFVNDYKQKNRDVLGPVCPHKRADYGLPEDKFIFACFNQLYKMDPDIFNTWCNILKRVPNSALWLLRFPAAGEMRLRAYAISKGVRADQIIFTDVAAKNEHIRRSALADLFLDTPLCNGHTTGTDILWAGLPMITLPLEKMATRVAGSLCLATGIGEEMVVNSLEEYEERAVSLAENPLKLEALTNKLKAVRMTCPLFDTARWVKNLERAYLHMWNLHCSGRHPQHFKVLEDDAQFPF comes from the exons ATGCTCTCGGTGCgctgcggaggcggaggcggtggcgccgccgccgtggaggagcacggcgcggtgCGCCACCATCGCCCTCTCACCccgcgccagcagcagcagctgcgcaCGGTGGTCGAATCCCTCCGGCTCGACCCCCTCGAAG TTGACGAGGGCGCGCGCCTCGAGATCGCGCGGCAGAGTTACAGAGCAGGGGATTACAAAGCGGCGCTGGAGCACTGCAATGCCGTGTACAGGGCGAACCCGAGGCTCTTGGAGAACCTCCTGCTGCTCGGCGCCGTCTATTACCAG CTACGAGAGTTTGACATGTGCATCGCGAAGAACGAGGAGGCTGTTGCAATCCAGCCGAATTGCCCAGAGTGCTTCAACAGCATTGCGAATGCCTGGAGG GAGAAAGGCGATGTTGATAATGCCATTCAGTTTTATGTGCATGCAGTACAG CTCCGGCCTACCTTTGCTGATGCGTGGACAAACTTAGCTAATGCTTATACTCGAAAAGGAAATCTCAGTCAGGCAGCTGAGTGCTGCCATCAAGCCCTTGCACTAAATCCTCATCTG GCTGATGCATATTGTAACCTTGGTGATGTTTTGAAGGCACAAGGATTGTACAGAGAA GCATACAGTCACTACTTGGATGCTCTAAACATAAAGCCTACTTTTGCAAATGCATGGAATAATATTGCTGGACTTCTCATGCAATGGGGAGATTTCAATAAAGCAGCTCTCTACTACAAG GAAGCAATCAAATGCAATCCAGCATTTTACGATGCACACCTGAACTTGGGAAATCTTTACAAG GTTACTGGAATGCGTCAGGATGCAATTGTATGCTTCCAGAATGCTGCTAGGGCAAAGCCAGAAAATGCAGTAGCTTATG GGAATCTTGGTAATGCCTACCATGAACAAGGGCAACTGGATCTTGCTATTCTAAGTTATAGACAAGCCATCCATTGCAATTCATCTTATGTTGAAGCATATAATAATCTG GGAAATGCTCTAAAAGATGCTGGGAGAAATGAAGAGGCTATTAGTTGCTACCAG ACATGCCTTGCTCTTCAGCCTTCTCACCCTCAGGCTTTGACAAACCTTGGGAATGTATATATGGAAAG GAACATGATGGACATAGCAGCTTCACTGTACATGGCAACACTGACAGTTACAACTGGATTATCTGCACCTTACAACAACTTGGCAATGATTTACAAACAGCAG GGAAACTGTAATCACGCCATTACATGTTTCAATGAAGTACTCCGCATTGATCCAATGGCTGCTGACTGTCTTGTCAATAGAGGCAACACATTTAAAGAAGCAGGCAGGATCACTGAAGCCATTCAAGACTATTTTCATGCTGTTACAATTAGACCAACTATGGCTGAAGCTCATGCAAATTTGGCGGCTGCTTACAAAGACAC AGGCTTGCTGGAGGCATCAATTATCAGTTACAAGCAGGCCCTACAATTACGTCAAGATTTTCCTGAAGCTACTTGCAATCTCCTGCACACTCTACAG TGTGTATGTGATTGGGATGATCGAGCAGAGaaattcgtggaggtggagggaatCATCAGGCAGCAAATAAAG ATGTCCTCTCTCCCAAGTGTACAACCATTCCATGCTATAGCATATCCAATTGATTCAACTCTTGCACTGGAAATCAG TCGAACATATGCAGCTCATTACTCTTTGGTTGCATCACGTTTTGGGCTTCCTACATTCACACACTCCTATCCTGTTCCAATCAGCAATGATGGCAGAACTTCAAGACTTAGAATAGG GTATGTGAGTAGTGATTTTGGCAATCATCCCCTGTCTCATCTGATGGGTTCTATATTTGGAATGCACAATCAAGACACTATCGAG GTTTTCTGTTATGCCCTGAGCCAAGATGATGGTACAGAATGGAGGCAGCGTATTCGATCTGAAGCTGAGCACTTCATTGATGTGTCATCAATGTCATCTGATATGATTGCTAAAGTTATCAATGAGGATAAGATACAAATTCTTATTAATCTTAATGGCTATACTAAG GGTGCACGGAATGAAATATTCGCTTTACAACCAGCCCCAATCCAGGTTTCTTACATGGGATTTCCTGGAACCACTGGTGCAGATTACATTGATTATTTGGTTACTGATGAG TTTGTTTCTCCACTGAAATTTTCACATATATACTCAGAAAAGCTTGTCCATCTTCCCCACTGTTACTTTGTGAATGACTATAAGCAG aaaaatcGAGATGTTCTTGGTCCTGTATGCCCACACAAGCGAGCTGACTATGGTCTGCCAGAGgacaaatttatttttgcatgcttCAATCAACTCTACAAGATGGACCCAGACATATTCAACACCTG GTGCAATATTCTGAAGCGTGTACCAAATAGTGCATTGTGGCTATTGAGATTTCCAGCAGCTGGAGAGATGAGATTGCGCGCAT ATGCAATCTCAAAGGGAGTAAGAGCAGATCAAATCATATTTACAGATGTTGCTGCAAAAAATGAGCACATCAGACGCAGTGCCCTAGCAGATCTATTTCTTGACAC CCCGTTGTGCAATGGCCACACCACTGGTACAGATATATTATGGGCTGGTCTCCCAATGATCACTCTTCCACTAGAGAAAATGGCAACTAGGGTTGCAGGTTCACTGTGTCTAGCTACTGGAATTGGGGAAGAGATGGTAGTCAATAG CCTGGAAGAATATGAAGAAAGGGCAGTCTCTCTAGCAGAAAATCCATTGAAACTCGAAGCTCTTACCAACAAGCTCAAGGCTGTTAGGATGACCTGTCCTTTGTTTGATACAGCTCGATGG GTAAAGAATCTGGAGAGGGCATATTTACATATGTGGAACCTGCATTGCTCTGGTAGGCATCCTCAACATTTTAAGGTGCTAGAAGATGATGCACAATTTCCATTTTGA